One window of bacterium genomic DNA carries:
- a CDS encoding bifunctional 5,10-methylenetetrahydrofolate dehydrogenase/5,10-methenyltetrahydrofolate cyclohydrolase yields the protein MPIIVDGKKIAAGILARLREEISLLQVKPHLAAVLVGNDPASISFLNEKKKKCDEIGIEFTLYRFDETITTTNLRKKIHDIRGSKGIKAVVIQLPLPPQVNTQYILDAVRPEEDVDALSSRARGLLATGKSKVLPPTAEAVLNILETYQIDLSRSHVVLVGLGALVGKPLLNLLADKAASLGVVHAGTPDITRFTKDADIVIAGTGRPGLIGADMVKDGVVALDAGYSRIDGKVSGDIQFEEVSKKARLITPVPGGIGPITVAMLMKNVLILAKNS from the coding sequence ATGCCTATTATTGTCGATGGTAAAAAAATAGCCGCCGGCATCCTTGCGAGATTACGCGAAGAAATTTCTTTGCTTCAGGTAAAGCCGCACCTTGCCGCGGTTCTTGTGGGGAATGATCCGGCATCCATCTCGTTTCTTAATGAGAAGAAGAAAAAATGTGACGAAATCGGTATTGAATTTACTCTCTATCGTTTCGATGAGACCATTACAACCACCAATCTTCGAAAAAAAATTCACGATATTCGCGGATCAAAAGGTATAAAAGCGGTTGTTATCCAACTGCCTCTGCCGCCGCAGGTGAATACCCAGTATATTCTTGATGCCGTGCGGCCCGAGGAAGACGTAGATGCGCTTTCCTCGCGTGCAAGAGGGCTTCTTGCCACCGGAAAATCGAAAGTGCTTCCCCCGACGGCCGAGGCGGTTCTCAATATTTTGGAAACGTATCAGATAGACCTTTCGCGTTCGCACGTTGTGCTGGTAGGACTCGGAGCGCTTGTGGGCAAACCCTTGCTTAACCTTCTTGCCGACAAAGCAGCCTCTCTGGGCGTGGTACATGCCGGAACCCCGGACATTACAAGGTTCACAAAGGATGCGGACATTGTCATTGCCGGGACTGGCAGACCGGGTCTTATCGGAGCGGATATGGTGAAGGATGGGGTGGTTGCGCTTGATGCAGGCTATAGTAGAATAGACGGCAAGGTTTCAGGAGACATCCAGTTTGAAGAGGTCTCAAAAAAAGCGCGCCTCATCACGCCTGTTCCGGGAGGCATTGGCCCCATCACTGTTGCGATGCTCATGAAAAACGTTCTTATATTAGCTAAAAACAGCTGA